In Brassica napus cultivar Da-Ae chromosome C2, Da-Ae, whole genome shotgun sequence, the sequence ATTAATGAATTCAGATGTATGAATGTAGTTTATAAAACTCAGCATGATCAGTTatttgtttcacaaataatatgaCCGTGAGAAATATCTTCCATATTTTACATGTAGTACACTAAAATTATTGTTAAAGcttaaattaatattaactagattttaaccTGCACGTCCGTGcggatattttttcattttataaatgtattaatATTAAGGattgatattattacaaatgttttaaatatatagtgatttgtttatatttcctattcggtattattaatatatagtgatttgtctaatacattttactttgttattaatttttattacttactaatatattttcgaattagttacaataaaataataatatgaaattatCAAATAGATAACCCcattcaaaatatgtttttctttaatttatatatattgctataacacattattaaaatttatttatattacataaaataaatttgtttaagataatttatatttacatgttgtgtttaaaaaatgtgctttaacatatattattttagtattttacgggatttataagtaaaaataatcttttgtttaaataatatagtcttattattatagtaaatattatacatagtagcatctatcatattattttagtaaaatttattgatataggatattttttggatgttatgatattaagtttctttttatttttaattaagatttcaaaatattatattttttacaacatatatagttttttttcgtggtgcatttcaaaaagttattttttattatctatgattttatcttttgtaaaattaaaaaatataatcattttgggtttgaatattaatttttaaaattttatattttgtcaagaaaactttaaaaaattacacTACTATTTCtgagtttggaagattacatgaattttgaattttttttgatactatgttaatacattattttataaaaaaagatttgaatttttggtaatattttataattttttttcgacagattttgttataattaaaaaaaaaactataattaaattttgatttgccatatatatttttaatgaattactaaaatttcatagttttctaataacatatttttcaaatagtATATGAAATAAAGGTTATTATTATATGCTGTTATAttgttgtatataaatattttaaaaaatatattgagagtttaaaaataaataaaaagataatatattgttgtagatataaaatttaagtctatgctaataaatttatttttgtgtataaaatattatatagtttgcaaattttaactcattttaatgatgactggtatttttatataatacataatataaatatagtatttataaaaagagtatataatttaaattttttatagtaatattttacgtaaatttgatttataacaatattatataattaattacaaaattaattaatctagGAAAATTAATCAGTGTAGATTTGATCACATGGGCTTAAAATGTAGTTAGAATATTCTGCCTAAACTGACTGAATGTAGATCTTTGTCAGATAtacagatttttaaaaatttgaaaatacgaTAGTTACCAGTGTATGGATTTTTATTTAACtaacatatttttcatttaaatatattactttaGCTAATATTATAAACGTAAACGTGATGAATAGGTACGAAATATAAAGAATTGTCTAACTATCTTTGTACCAAACTGCACCTTTTGTAATGTTACTGATGAACCGGATGTAGAATTAAATGATTCTGGACAGTCAAGTTTCATGGCTGACTATATGTTCTTTTCATAATGGTAGGTTAGATAATGGTAAGCACTTGATGGTGCAGATCTAGTTTGTGTACTAAAGATAAGCAAATATGatttgtttattaagatgatgTACAAATGATTAGCTCAGAGAAAAAGAGATGAACATACGCTTAGCTCATTATTTGTTTGTGAAATGTCGCTTAGCTCATTATTGTTTGTGAAATGTCGGTTTAttggttatttatgaaatttgtaTTGTTATTGTATCAGTAGAAAACCAAATTATGGTTTGTgtaagtttgatttgatttaagtGACTCGGTTGATATGAGGAATAATTTTGTATCATTAGCATATAATATAAATGACACAAATTAGAACAGGTCCAAAATTTAAGTCACAActtttatggtagataaaaaatatgactctaaattaatagattagatttggATGTTATGAGATtatcttttgaattttaaatcTTAGACTTTAGATATCAAAGGATATACATATTAAcaactaaaacattaaaaactgtAATAAATCGGTTGCATAAAGATATTAGGggaaaataataacaaaaatttatataaatgtagTTTTAAAACTATTCAAACTAATCGAATAAAATCACaggaatattaataataattaaaattgatacaaatgaaaaaatatcttataaagCTAATATCAGAACTTTTAAGCATATATCCCAATACTATCAACTTCACCATATATTAATTTACATTTACAGTGATTTTATCCAAatcaacaaagaaaattttcaaaaatatgtcattttgaaaaatcaaaattatatatggATCTTCAATTATAGCCAAAGTTTTCTCATACGCAGAATCTCAAAACATTTAGCATTTTGTCATAtgatttatcatttaatttttataatgtcTTTACAGGTGTAGCATCTCTTAGTATATTTGTTTGATAACACAAAAGATTGAACAAAATAtcaactatttatttttttataatttaaatattctaataaaattaaaataatatccGTGCGGATGCGCGAGTTCGATTCTAATTTCGATTACAAACAGAGCCaaataaattaatcaaatttaaaattttctaactaGCTTCATTCAACCCGTCATTTTAGTGCCTGTTGATTACCGCTCTCACCATTGACAAGGAATCTAAATCCTTAAAATTATGGTAAAATTTAATTGGtgacaatttttattttaacatcatCATTCATATCCATATATCCTTATTTATGACAAATTTATACAGAAGTCGATTTAAGAATAAAATCGACGTACAATGGGTTTGTCACGATGTAATCTGCGTAAAATAATAGACGATATCGCATTTGATGAAAAAGCAATCATATAGTACACCAAAAAATGTATAAACAATAGTATATAAGTAGTATACTTGACATTATGGGGGTCTTTTTAACGAAGAGTTAAGGAAAAAAGATAGAGGAAATAGAAAAGAGAAGtcaagaaggaagaagaaaagagagaagtGGCATTTGATGCCGTGTAGAAATAGAAATAAGGATATGGGTTCGGATCCTGCTGCCCCCGTGGCTGTCCCTTTGGCGACGGAGGTGATGGTGGCGAGCCTTTTACATCGGAAGCAAGTGGTGGAGGTGGCGGTGTGGACTGAAAATAGTCAAATCTTGGTGGTGGCGGTTGGATGACTGTGATTAACGGTGGAGGTGAAACCGCTGGTGGAGAGTGTTTGCGAGGAGGCGGTGGAGGAGAGGATGACGGCAATGAGGGAGATGGAGGTGGTTGCGGTAGCGGAGAGGATGACGGCAATGAGGGAGATGGAGGTGGTGACGTGGAGGGAGATGGCTTGGAGGGAGGAGGAGAGCAAATGGTGGGACACGTAGAGCATTCACTGATGCAAAGAGGAGTGAGGACATCTGTTTGATGGGACGGTGATGATGCCACTAGGATGCCCATCACCATGACCATGATGATGAGACCCATTTTGATGATCTATAGAAGCTGGTGTTTGCGGTTGAATGTGTTCATTGTTTAGTTAGTTGGTCGAACATTTATAAATCACCATGTCAATATACTAGTAAAGTGTGTAAAAGGAACTGTAGATATGGTTTTAGTTTGGATATTCGTTTCCCAATGTGTACTCAAAAAGAAACAATCTAATGAGAAGTAATGCTTTGTTTTGGTTCTGTCATTGTTCCTTTATACTTTGCTTTCAAAGTTGGCTTTGTATCAATTTTATTCTTAAGATATTGACAGCATTCAAACTTTGCTTTGAATTCGATGTTTCTCTATCTCGGAGATTGTCATGTTACCAAAATGTTGGTGGTCTAGTGGTAGTAGTATAAACGAGCTGGTTCTTCTATTTCCGAGTTTTGGACCTAATGATGATTATGTTTTGTTTGTATGATTTTAGTTGTATTGTAGTAACGAGAGAGTTAAGTTTAATCCGAACGTTTATAATTAATAAAGCTTTTCACAGAAGAAAGCAAAAGATTTTGTTCAGGGTTTTGTATGTATCACAATGCACCTGACTCCTTATCCATACCAAAGTTTCTTAACCGAACAAGCTCTGGAACTATATCCTTCCCAAGATCTGGTCTATCTTTCTTCCTTAGCTCTGCACATTTTAGACACAACTTAGcaaaagccatagcttct encodes:
- the LOC106379231 gene encoding leucine-rich repeat extensin-like protein 3, yielding MGLIIMVMVMGILVASSPSHQTDVLTPLCISECSTCPTICSPPPSKPSPSTSPPPSPSLPSSSPLPQPPPSPSLPSSSPPPPPRKHSPPAVSPPPLITVIQPPPPRFDYFQSTPPPPPLASDVKGSPPSPPSPKGQPRGQQDPNPYPYFYFYTASNATSLFSSSFLTSLFYFLYLFSLTLR